A window from Candidatus Nitrospira neomarina encodes these proteins:
- a CDS encoding thiol-disulfide oxidoreductase DCC family protein, whose protein sequence is MKQGSSLPSHDWDKHEKVIVFDGVCNFCNAFVNFVLERDSRGLFKFGTLQSQPAQDILSHLHLSTQDYETFLMLEHGKVFTKSTAALKIFRSLPGAWPWLYAFIIIPRPLRDMVYSFIARHRYQWMGKSDSCRVPTPNERTRFI, encoded by the coding sequence GTGAAACAAGGATCTTCCTTACCATCCCATGACTGGGACAAGCACGAAAAGGTGATTGTCTTTGATGGGGTGTGTAATTTTTGTAATGCGTTTGTCAATTTTGTCCTCGAGCGGGATTCCCGAGGATTATTTAAGTTCGGAACGCTTCAATCCCAACCGGCGCAGGACATTCTGTCTCACCTTCATCTTTCGACTCAGGATTATGAAACCTTTTTAATGCTGGAACACGGGAAGGTCTTCACAAAATCCACTGCAGCTCTCAAAATTTTTCGCAGCCTTCCCGGAGCTTGGCCCTGGCTGTATGCCTTCATCATCATTCCCCGGCCACTTCGCGATATGGTGTACAGTTTCATCGCCCGGCATCGCTATCAGTGGATGGGAAAATCCGACTCGTGCCGCGTACCCACTCCAAACGAACGGACCAGATTTATTTAG
- a CDS encoding NTP/NDP exchange transporter produces MAKSSKQFLHWSISRVVPVDRDELPALLWSFVYFFCVLAAYYILRPVRDEMGVLSGAHNLPWLFSMVFITMLAVIPMFGWVAGQLPIRRLLPTVYVFFILNLLAFFVALQSGVGLQAFGPIFFVWLSVFNLFVVSVFWSFMADVFSTDAARRLFGCISAGGSLGAMTGPFITAMAVKGVGVSGLLLVSAIFLLIAVGCIMALLKWYHVHHGIDLGNRHLSSIRNPEGTPPSLWVGVVCIVRSPYLKGIALYLMCYSILSTFLYSQQTILIPQVMPSSEDRMQLFASVDLGINVFAFTLQFFATGWLLTRFGVVIMLAVMPLVSLIGFGVFGLVTVLPVLIGFGVLRRAGEFSITKPTRETLFTVVSREEKYQAKNVIDTVVHRGADMAGTGIVSVFHTWGMTLSHMAFAALPIAGLWFATGVWLGRRHEAIRRR; encoded by the coding sequence ATGGCGAAATCTTCTAAACAGTTTCTTCACTGGTCGATCAGCCGGGTGGTGCCGGTTGACCGGGATGAACTCCCTGCGCTCCTCTGGTCGTTTGTCTATTTTTTTTGTGTGCTGGCGGCCTACTACATTCTGCGACCGGTTCGCGATGAAATGGGAGTGCTCTCGGGGGCTCATAATCTCCCGTGGTTGTTCTCAATGGTGTTCATCACCATGCTAGCCGTGATCCCGATGTTTGGATGGGTCGCGGGGCAACTTCCGATTCGTCGATTATTGCCAACGGTCTATGTGTTTTTCATCCTGAATCTTTTGGCATTTTTTGTGGCTTTGCAAAGTGGAGTCGGGTTGCAAGCCTTTGGGCCCATCTTTTTTGTATGGTTGAGTGTGTTTAATTTATTCGTCGTGTCGGTGTTTTGGAGTTTTATGGCCGATGTGTTTTCCACTGATGCGGCTCGGCGACTCTTTGGTTGTATTTCCGCAGGAGGCAGTCTTGGCGCCATGACAGGGCCGTTTATCACCGCCATGGCGGTAAAAGGGGTCGGGGTTTCCGGGTTACTCTTGGTGTCAGCGATCTTCTTATTGATCGCGGTGGGATGCATTATGGCGTTGTTAAAATGGTATCACGTCCATCACGGGATTGATCTGGGAAACCGACACCTTTCTTCCATCAGGAATCCTGAAGGCACTCCTCCCAGCTTATGGGTAGGAGTGGTATGCATTGTTCGCTCGCCCTATTTGAAAGGGATTGCCCTCTATCTCATGTGTTATTCCATTCTGTCCACCTTCCTGTATTCGCAGCAAACCATATTAATTCCGCAAGTCATGCCGAGTTCGGAGGATCGCATGCAATTGTTTGCATCGGTGGATCTTGGGATCAATGTGTTCGCGTTCACGCTCCAGTTTTTCGCGACAGGCTGGCTGTTGACGCGGTTTGGCGTCGTGATCATGTTGGCTGTCATGCCCCTGGTATCATTGATTGGATTTGGGGTGTTTGGTTTAGTGACCGTCCTGCCGGTCTTGATCGGATTTGGTGTCCTGCGGCGTGCGGGAGAATTTTCCATCACCAAGCCGACGCGAGAAACCCTGTTTACCGTCGTTTCCCGTGAAGAAAAATATCAGGCGAAAAACGTGATTGATACGGTCGTTCATCGAGGTGCCGATATGGCGGGGACCGGGATTGTCTCCGTCTTTCATACCTGGGGAATGACTTTGTCCCACATGGCATTTGCGGCTCTGCCCATTGCGGGTCTATGGTTTGCCACGGGTGTGTGGCTTGGGCGACGACACGAAGCGATCCGGCGACGATGA
- a CDS encoding gamma-glutamylcyclotransferase family protein, which produces MSDALFTYGTLQFPEVMEAVTGLALPWVEAEATGFAQFRFRGRIYPGMVAREGALTQGRVYTSLSHQIWELLDRFEDPVYRRELLEVYRADGSKITAHAYVLPVAQQHLLSSELWQMDWFSDVHLDGYVSRCRVFYETITSQGLPERSKQTLWKLTDSSQNSQA; this is translated from the coding sequence ATGAGTGATGCCTTGTTTACCTATGGGACGTTGCAATTTCCCGAAGTGATGGAAGCGGTGACGGGCCTGGCATTGCCATGGGTGGAAGCGGAAGCGACGGGGTTCGCCCAGTTTCGGTTTAGGGGCCGCATTTATCCGGGAATGGTGGCCCGGGAAGGCGCTCTGACACAGGGTCGCGTATATACCTCACTGAGTCATCAAATTTGGGAGCTTCTGGACCGGTTTGAAGACCCGGTCTATCGCAGAGAATTGCTTGAGGTTTACCGTGCAGATGGCTCTAAAATAACGGCTCATGCCTATGTCTTACCGGTCGCACAGCAACATTTGCTTTCTTCAGAACTGTGGCAGATGGATTGGTTTAGCGATGTCCATTTGGATGGATATGTGAGTCGGTGTCGCGTGTTTTATGAAACGATCACTTCCCAGGGCTTACCGGAACGCTCTAAGCAAACGTTGTGGAAGTTGACGGATTCTTCGCAGAACTCTCAGGCATGA
- a CDS encoding sodium:solute symporter family protein: MTGWDWAILAVFILYALQAGFRERAVASQNLEEYFLAGRSLSGWKAGLSMAATQFAADTPLLVTGLVATAGIFALWRLWIFALAFLLMGFLLAPSWRRVGVLTDAELTEVRYGHGAASALRGIKAIYFGTIVNCTVLAMVLLAATRLAEPFLLWDQWLPAGFFDVFVHMVKWGGVPFTVGGLEADNVWVRSANNLLSIGAIVSVTVLYSTTGGLRSVVATDLVQFGIGIIASGAFAWVVVDHVGGLASLTQHIQKKFSVAVGYPLTGNEILAFTPFGARDATMMVLLVYGFQWLLQMNADGTGYLAQRSMACRTDHDARVASVVFTVAQVGLRSLIWLPLALGLLVIFPPPPGMIGPQFIAAREFTFVQGIHELLPPGIKGLMVVGMLAALASTVDTHLNWGASYWTNDIYRRFICEGWLKREPSQRALVWVARISNLLILLIALCILPWLSSIQTAWQISLLLGAGMGVVLVLRWIWWRITAWGELACIAASVLMAPLLLWALPGQQEEMRLLIMGLGAGAIGVVVSWFTGPEDLDRLETFYRRARPPGFWGPIELRVQSGQRNGVRRFWRAIMAMGLTALSIFCLLTGIGTWLVGSPAPGWMPWREAWITGLLLLGILLIPIWIRVGFRQSDSVTQTQ; encoded by the coding sequence ATGACTGGATGGGATTGGGCGATTCTTGCCGTTTTTATTCTCTATGCCCTGCAAGCAGGGTTTCGAGAGCGAGCGGTCGCATCCCAAAATCTGGAAGAATATTTTCTTGCAGGACGCAGTCTTTCAGGATGGAAGGCCGGATTAAGCATGGCGGCCACGCAGTTTGCGGCTGACACTCCACTTCTTGTTACAGGGTTGGTGGCTACGGCCGGCATTTTCGCGTTGTGGCGCTTGTGGATTTTTGCCTTGGCCTTTCTCCTGATGGGGTTTCTCCTGGCTCCGAGCTGGCGGCGGGTAGGGGTGCTCACCGATGCCGAGCTGACGGAGGTGCGATATGGGCACGGTGCGGCGTCGGCGCTCCGGGGCATCAAAGCCATTTATTTCGGCACCATCGTCAATTGCACGGTGCTCGCTATGGTGCTGTTGGCGGCCACTCGCCTCGCTGAACCATTTCTTCTTTGGGATCAATGGCTTCCTGCCGGCTTTTTTGATGTGTTCGTTCACATGGTGAAATGGGGAGGGGTACCTTTTACCGTCGGCGGATTGGAGGCGGACAATGTGTGGGTGCGTTCGGCCAATAACCTTCTGTCGATCGGGGCTATTGTGTCCGTGACGGTGTTGTATTCCACCACCGGCGGGCTACGAAGCGTCGTCGCTACGGATCTGGTGCAATTTGGAATCGGGATCATTGCCAGCGGGGCATTTGCCTGGGTAGTGGTGGATCACGTAGGAGGCCTGGCGTCCTTGACTCAACACATTCAAAAAAAGTTTTCGGTGGCGGTTGGGTATCCACTAACCGGGAATGAGATTCTGGCTTTTACTCCCTTTGGTGCCAGGGATGCGACCATGATGGTGTTGTTGGTCTATGGATTTCAATGGCTCTTACAAATGAATGCGGATGGGACAGGATATTTGGCTCAACGGTCCATGGCATGCCGTACCGATCACGATGCGCGAGTCGCTTCGGTGGTGTTTACCGTGGCCCAAGTTGGGCTTCGGAGTTTGATCTGGTTGCCATTGGCCCTGGGATTACTGGTGATTTTTCCACCCCCACCGGGAATGATAGGCCCTCAGTTCATTGCGGCTCGCGAATTTACCTTTGTGCAAGGCATTCATGAACTGTTACCGCCAGGAATTAAAGGGTTGATGGTCGTCGGAATGTTGGCGGCCTTGGCCTCCACCGTCGATACGCATTTGAATTGGGGGGCGTCTTATTGGACTAATGATATTTATCGCCGGTTTATTTGTGAGGGTTGGCTCAAGCGCGAACCTTCGCAACGTGCCCTGGTTTGGGTTGCACGTATCAGTAACCTGCTGATTCTCTTGATTGCCCTTTGTATTCTTCCGTGGTTGTCATCGATTCAAACTGCTTGGCAAATCAGTTTGTTGCTGGGAGCGGGAATGGGCGTAGTGTTGGTGCTTCGGTGGATCTGGTGGCGAATTACGGCATGGGGCGAATTAGCCTGCATTGCGGCTTCTGTGCTTATGGCCCCCCTGTTACTGTGGGCACTTCCAGGACAGCAAGAGGAAATGCGGTTGTTGATCATGGGTCTAGGAGCCGGTGCCATTGGTGTCGTCGTGTCCTGGTTCACCGGCCCAGAAGATCTCGATCGTTTGGAGACCTTTTACCGGCGTGCACGTCCTCCGGGATTTTGGGGACCCATCGAACTGCGGGTTCAATCTGGGCAGCGAAATGGAGTTCGGCGATTTTGGCGGGCGATTATGGCCATGGGGCTTACGGCATTGTCCATCTTCTGTTTGCTCACCGGTATCGGAACCTGGCTGGTGGGAAGTCCTGCCCCCGGATGGATGCCCTGGCGTGAGGCGTGGATTACCGGACTCTTGCTGCTGGGAATCCTCTTAATTCCCATTTGGATCAGGGTTGGTTTTCGTCAATCTGATTCTGTGACGCAGACCCAATAG
- the rplI gene encoding 50S ribosomal protein L9 produces the protein MKVILQENVEGLGYLGDVLTVAKGYARNYLLPRKKAVVAEERQVKLLQHIKRQIDQKAKKELESLGESGKNLSKISLTFEVQTGKDDKLFGSVTSKDVAERLAAQGVEVDRRKIHLPQPLKELGTFSVAIKLHRDVVPKINVTLVKKAAEEATPEGGSEKDQADEAVDE, from the coding sequence ATGAAGGTTATTTTGCAGGAAAATGTAGAAGGTTTAGGGTATTTGGGTGATGTGTTGACGGTGGCCAAAGGGTATGCACGGAATTATTTGCTCCCGAGGAAAAAAGCGGTCGTAGCTGAAGAGCGACAGGTCAAATTGTTGCAGCATATCAAGCGGCAGATCGACCAAAAGGCCAAAAAAGAATTGGAGTCTTTAGGCGAGTCGGGGAAGAATCTTTCAAAAATCTCCCTGACATTTGAAGTGCAGACCGGAAAGGATGACAAGCTGTTCGGGTCTGTGACATCCAAAGATGTGGCCGAACGATTGGCTGCTCAAGGCGTTGAGGTGGACCGAAGAAAAATTCACTTGCCACAGCCTCTCAAGGAGTTGGGGACCTTTTCGGTTGCCATTAAGCTTCATCGGGATGTGGTTCCCAAGATTAATGTGACCCTGGTGAAGAAAGCTGCAGAAGAGGCTACCCCTGAAGGGGGATCAGAGAAAGATCAGGCCGATGAAGCGGTCGACGAGTAA
- the glyA gene encoding serine hydroxymethyltransferase encodes MRHSVGTLKAIRDTDYEVYAAIRAEEKRQRENLVLIASENYASPAVLGAQGCLMTNKYAEGYSGRRYYGGCQHVDTVEDLAIARAKEIFGCEHVNVQPHSGSQANMAAYLSVLKTGDTILGMDLAHGGHLTHGSRVSFSGKLFQAFSYGVDRETEEINYDVVEQQAQEVRPRMIVVGASAYSKIIDFPRFQAIAKSVGAYLLVDIAHIAGLIAVGLHPSPVPYADFVTTTTHKTLRGPRSGMIMCKEEHAKAVDKMVFPGTQGGPLMHVIAAKAVAFKEALSPGFKTYQQQVLANAKELAEGFLKRGYRVVSGGTENHLFLLNLTSKGVTGKEAEAALNASGIVVNKNAVPFDEKPPAVASGIRIGTPTVSTRGMQKPEMEQILSWMDEVIQHSQEASLHKRILRDVKDLCSRFPIFHPY; translated from the coding sequence ATGAGACATTCCGTCGGAACACTCAAAGCGATCCGTGACACTGATTATGAGGTGTATGCGGCTATTCGGGCTGAAGAAAAAAGGCAGCGGGAAAACTTAGTTCTTATTGCCTCAGAAAATTACGCTAGTCCCGCAGTCCTGGGTGCCCAAGGCTGTTTGATGACCAACAAATACGCGGAAGGGTACTCCGGCCGGCGATATTACGGCGGATGCCAACATGTGGATACGGTCGAAGATTTAGCCATTGCGAGAGCCAAAGAAATCTTCGGGTGTGAGCATGTGAATGTTCAACCCCACTCGGGTTCTCAAGCCAATATGGCGGCGTATCTTTCGGTTCTAAAAACAGGAGATACCATCTTAGGGATGGATCTGGCTCATGGTGGGCATCTTACCCACGGTAGCCGTGTAAGTTTTTCAGGAAAACTGTTTCAGGCGTTTTCCTATGGAGTAGATCGGGAAACTGAGGAAATCAATTATGATGTGGTAGAGCAGCAGGCTCAGGAGGTCCGTCCTCGTATGATTGTTGTCGGGGCCAGCGCGTATTCCAAAATTATTGACTTCCCTCGTTTTCAGGCCATAGCGAAATCGGTTGGTGCGTATCTTCTTGTTGATATTGCCCACATAGCGGGTTTGATTGCAGTCGGGTTGCATCCAAGCCCGGTTCCCTATGCTGACTTTGTCACCACCACGACCCATAAAACATTGCGGGGCCCACGCTCCGGCATGATTATGTGCAAAGAAGAGCATGCCAAAGCTGTTGACAAAATGGTGTTCCCTGGAACGCAGGGTGGGCCGCTTATGCATGTCATTGCAGCCAAAGCGGTGGCTTTTAAAGAAGCCCTGTCACCGGGATTTAAAACCTATCAACAACAAGTGCTGGCGAACGCCAAGGAGTTGGCTGAGGGCTTTTTGAAGCGGGGATATCGAGTGGTGTCTGGTGGGACCGAAAATCATTTGTTCCTCTTGAATCTGACATCCAAAGGCGTGACAGGGAAAGAAGCCGAAGCCGCACTCAATGCCTCCGGCATTGTGGTCAATAAGAATGCGGTGCCGTTTGATGAAAAACCACCGGCTGTTGCAAGCGGCATTCGTATTGGCACGCCGACGGTCTCAACTCGTGGCATGCAGAAACCCGAGATGGAGCAGATTCTCTCCTGGATGGATGAGGTCATCCAACATTCTCAGGAAGCGTCCCTTCATAAACGGATTTTGCGGGATGTCAAAGACCTGTGCTCACGATTTCCGATCTTTCATCCATACTAA
- the nrdR gene encoding transcriptional regulator NrdR, which produces MKCPFCDQLEDKVIDSRTAREGEVIRRRRECLGCKRRFTTYERIEENLPMVVKKDNRREPFDRAKILAGLKKACEKRPVSIGALGAAVDRIEKRIQDLGETEVPSRTVGEEVMRALKELDPVAYVRFASVYREFKDIDQFMDTIRALTQDTRMS; this is translated from the coding sequence GTGAAATGTCCTTTTTGTGACCAATTAGAAGATAAGGTCATTGATTCGCGGACCGCACGTGAAGGAGAAGTGATCAGGCGTCGTCGCGAATGCTTAGGCTGTAAGCGGCGGTTCACCACCTACGAACGAATCGAAGAAAATTTGCCGATGGTGGTCAAAAAAGACAATCGGCGAGAGCCGTTTGATCGGGCCAAAATTCTAGCAGGACTCAAAAAGGCCTGCGAAAAACGGCCGGTCAGTATTGGAGCGTTAGGTGCGGCGGTTGATCGGATTGAAAAACGTATTCAGGACCTTGGAGAAACAGAAGTTCCAAGCCGAACCGTCGGAGAGGAAGTCATGCGGGCCTTAAAAGAATTGGATCCCGTCGCGTATGTTCGATTTGCCTCGGTGTATCGGGAATTTAAAGACATTGATCAATTTATGGATACCATACGGGCTTTAACCCAAGACACCAGGATGTCCTGA
- a CDS encoding sensor histidine kinase has protein sequence MPSPKPSSRSPRITKRSPRRPKAKVTSSRVAIIGGGHGGTALMEIFAEDPLVTVVGLSEIRPHTMGVRLAKKIGIPVLRRYQDLLKIKDVDLVIDVTGDPEVEKTLLESHAPHLALVGGASAKFMWQLIEARIRASAEIENTLTRYQSLFRLYVKEEAEGAVDEERTRIACEIHDGLVQTLVGVSLKMERVRELVAEDPPKCLTMLNQTTVQLKHAIQEAREVVYNLRPGQYDHLAFIPALSNYLKAYEREHRIRTEFDGSGDESQLDPKAKVFVFRMVQEALSNVAKHAGATKVIVKVALKKDVLKATVSDNGQGFDVKAEGQNPEKWDHFGVRSMTERARMLGGNVQWVSKPGTGTKVEIFIPLVLKEKVPYAQND, from the coding sequence ATGCCATCCCCCAAGCCCTCCTCCCGTTCCCCACGCATCACCAAACGTAGTCCACGGCGACCAAAGGCAAAAGTGACCTCCAGCCGGGTGGCGATTATTGGTGGGGGCCATGGTGGTACTGCACTCATGGAGATTTTTGCGGAGGATCCCTTGGTTACCGTGGTGGGGTTGAGTGAAATCCGTCCGCATACCATGGGCGTTCGTCTCGCTAAAAAAATCGGGATTCCTGTCCTTCGCCGCTATCAAGATTTGCTCAAGATCAAAGACGTGGATCTGGTGATTGACGTAACGGGCGATCCCGAAGTGGAGAAGACCCTGCTTGAGTCGCATGCCCCACACTTGGCGTTGGTGGGAGGCGCAAGCGCCAAGTTTATGTGGCAACTGATTGAAGCCCGGATCCGGGCCTCTGCCGAAATTGAAAATACCCTCACCCGGTATCAATCGCTGTTTCGTTTGTATGTCAAAGAGGAAGCCGAAGGAGCGGTGGATGAGGAACGGACGCGCATTGCCTGTGAGATCCATGATGGTCTGGTGCAAACCCTGGTGGGAGTGAGCCTGAAGATGGAGCGTGTCCGTGAATTGGTGGCAGAGGATCCCCCCAAATGTTTGACGATGCTCAATCAGACGACCGTGCAATTGAAGCATGCCATTCAGGAGGCCAGGGAGGTGGTTTATAATCTTCGCCCGGGTCAATATGATCATTTAGCCTTTATTCCCGCGTTGTCAAATTATCTGAAGGCCTATGAAAGGGAGCACCGGATACGGACTGAGTTTGATGGGAGTGGGGATGAATCCCAACTTGATCCGAAAGCGAAAGTCTTTGTTTTTCGCATGGTCCAGGAAGCATTAAGCAATGTGGCCAAACATGCCGGAGCGACCAAGGTGATTGTAAAAGTCGCGCTCAAGAAAGATGTCTTGAAAGCCACCGTTTCTGATAATGGCCAGGGCTTTGACGTCAAGGCAGAGGGGCAGAATCCTGAAAAATGGGATCATTTCGGAGTAAGAAGTATGACGGAACGGGCGAGAATGTTAGGTGGAAACGTGCAGTGGGTGTCGAAACCCGGCACCGGCACGAAAGTTGAAATTTTCATTCCTCTGGTATTAAAGGAAAAGGTGCCTTATGCCCAAAACGACTAA
- a CDS encoding response regulator transcription factor: MPKTTKVLIVDDHRVVREGLCAILETKDDIQVVGEAKDGGEAVEQTRQLMPDVILMDVSMPGMTGVEATRIIKREFPHIGVVALTMYEEQQYIFDLVRAGATGYLLKDSDSAQIVAAIRTIARGESLIHPSVASKILVEFSLLSEGKGKKRGILEHDLTDREITVLQLVADGKTNKEIANVLDLSEKTVKNHVRNIFHKLHVFDRTQAAILAIRKGIIELEPRKM; this comes from the coding sequence ATGCCCAAAACGACTAAAGTCCTCATTGTTGATGATCATCGTGTGGTGCGTGAAGGATTATGTGCGATTCTGGAAACAAAGGACGATATCCAGGTGGTGGGGGAAGCGAAAGATGGAGGAGAGGCCGTCGAACAGACCCGACAGCTTATGCCGGATGTGATTCTCATGGATGTCAGTATGCCCGGAATGACGGGGGTGGAAGCCACGCGAATCATTAAACGGGAATTTCCTCACATCGGGGTGGTGGCCCTGACGATGTACGAAGAACAGCAATACATTTTTGATCTGGTGCGAGCCGGAGCCACTGGATATTTACTTAAAGATAGTGATTCGGCGCAAATTGTGGCTGCTATTCGAACTATTGCCCGTGGCGAGTCTCTTATACATCCATCGGTCGCCAGTAAGATTCTGGTCGAGTTTTCTTTGTTGTCTGAAGGCAAAGGCAAAAAACGGGGAATTTTGGAACACGATCTCACCGACCGTGAAATCACCGTGTTGCAATTAGTGGCGGATGGAAAAACCAATAAGGAGATTGCGAACGTCCTGGATCTCAGTGAAAAGACGGTCAAAAATCATGTCCGCAATATCTTTCATAAATTGCATGTGTTTGATCGAACTCAAGCGGCCATCCTGGCCATTCGCAAAGGCATCATCGAACTCGAACCTCGCAAAATGTAA
- a CDS encoding glutaredoxin family protein produces MANVTLLVSKSCSACPNAKTLWKGMRVKYSFSYREIDITSEAGQELAERHAIRAVPATLINGRLTFIGVPPRESAEKALQAKAKPKPKKEETEE; encoded by the coding sequence ATGGCGAATGTGACCTTGTTGGTGTCCAAATCCTGTTCGGCCTGTCCTAATGCGAAAACGCTGTGGAAGGGCATGCGGGTCAAATATAGTTTCAGTTACCGGGAGATTGATATCACATCGGAGGCCGGTCAAGAACTCGCGGAGCGACATGCTATTCGTGCCGTGCCCGCCACCCTGATCAATGGACGGTTGACCTTTATCGGAGTTCCACCACGGGAGAGTGCGGAGAAAGCGCTGCAAGCGAAGGCGAAGCCAAAACCTAAAAAAGAGGAAACTGAGGAATAA